A stretch of Pseudomonas taetrolens DNA encodes these proteins:
- a CDS encoding type VI secretion system Vgr family protein, with protein sequence MPTIDRHKRFSLSINAAESEFQVLGFTGDEAISTPFAFTVELVSERADLALDALLHQPAYLAFDGEGNGVHGKISSIALSSPGPRLTHYRLTLVPQLAYLEHRTNQRIFQRQTVQQIIETVLEEHGIFSNAYLFNSLSSYPPREYCVQYGESDLHFIQRLCFEEGFHYHFRHSPDGHVLVFGDKQQAFSLLTRPTPYVQDAGMVAREPSIERFGLHLETRTNRTVRRDYDFEKASRILQAESSADPDRQVLEHYSYPGGFSATAHGEQQNQRALEHHQTGYRQGNGSSDQPCLSSGHFLTISEHPHAAWNARWLLTRVHHEGKQPQALEEQGRIPQMTASNGFTQGYRNTFHVTPEDVTYRPQQVFAKPRILGSQTARVTGPAGEDIHCDQFGRVRVSFHWDRSAINDDQSSCWVRVASSWAGDRYGSVTIPRVGMEVLVTYLDGDPDRPIISGCLVNSLNPAPLVLPADKTQSVFRSRSTPGGSGFNELRIEDRKGQELIYLHAQRDLEQHVKHDSRVQIDGKSEATISGDSVAVLEAEEQRTVSGDRKVQLNANDHLNIAASSHTRVGQALVAEAGLEVHLKAGARLVLDAGASITLMAGGQHIVISAAGIYSSSPIVPGGVPVPGTPANPLLPGESERLLAPQALPAPLASYQQRLMTSTHDSGVEFCPLCEACENAMCLPEGGL encoded by the coding sequence ATGCCCACGATTGACCGTCATAAGCGCTTTAGCCTGAGTATCAACGCTGCCGAATCCGAGTTTCAGGTACTGGGGTTTACCGGCGATGAAGCCATCAGCACGCCCTTTGCCTTTACCGTCGAACTGGTCAGCGAGCGCGCTGATCTGGCGCTCGACGCGTTGCTGCATCAGCCGGCTTATCTGGCGTTTGACGGCGAGGGCAACGGTGTTCACGGGAAGATTTCCAGCATCGCCCTGAGCAGCCCGGGCCCGCGGCTGACGCACTACCGTCTGACGCTGGTGCCGCAACTGGCCTACCTGGAACATCGCACCAACCAGCGAATTTTCCAGCGGCAGACCGTGCAGCAAATCATCGAAACCGTGCTTGAAGAGCACGGCATTTTCAGCAATGCCTACCTGTTCAATTCACTCTCGTCCTACCCGCCTCGGGAGTACTGCGTGCAGTACGGCGAATCGGACCTGCACTTTATTCAGCGCCTGTGTTTTGAAGAGGGTTTTCACTACCATTTTCGGCATTCGCCTGACGGCCATGTGCTGGTGTTCGGTGATAAACAACAGGCGTTCAGCCTGCTCACGCGGCCTACACCTTACGTGCAAGATGCCGGGATGGTGGCCAGGGAACCGTCGATCGAGCGCTTTGGCTTGCACCTCGAAACCCGGACCAACCGCACGGTGCGTCGCGATTATGACTTCGAAAAAGCCAGCCGCATCCTGCAGGCTGAAAGCAGCGCCGACCCCGATAGGCAGGTCCTCGAACACTACAGCTACCCCGGCGGCTTCAGCGCAACCGCCCACGGTGAACAACAAAATCAGCGGGCCCTTGAGCACCATCAAACCGGTTATCGCCAGGGCAATGGCAGCAGTGACCAACCGTGCCTGAGCAGCGGTCACTTTCTGACCATCAGCGAGCACCCGCATGCGGCCTGGAATGCCCGCTGGTTGCTGACCCGGGTTCACCACGAGGGCAAACAACCGCAAGCACTCGAAGAGCAAGGCCGCATCCCGCAGATGACCGCTTCGAACGGCTTTACCCAGGGCTACCGCAACACTTTTCACGTCACCCCTGAAGACGTGACCTACCGCCCGCAACAGGTTTTCGCCAAGCCGAGGATCCTCGGCAGCCAGACCGCCCGCGTAACTGGCCCGGCGGGGGAAGACATCCATTGCGATCAGTTTGGCCGGGTTCGGGTCAGCTTTCATTGGGATCGCAGCGCAATCAACGACGATCAAAGCAGTTGCTGGGTGCGGGTAGCGTCGAGCTGGGCCGGAGACCGCTATGGCAGCGTGACCATCCCCCGGGTGGGCATGGAAGTGCTGGTGACGTATCTGGACGGCGACCCCGACAGGCCGATCATTTCCGGTTGCCTGGTCAACAGCCTCAACCCGGCGCCGCTGGTATTGCCTGCAGACAAAACCCAAAGCGTGTTTCGCAGTCGCAGCACGCCGGGTGGCAGCGGTTTCAACGAACTGCGCATCGAGGACCGCAAAGGCCAGGAGCTGATCTACCTGCACGCCCAGCGCGATCTGGAACAACACGTCAAACATGACAGCCGCGTGCAGATTGATGGCAAGTCCGAAGCGACCATCAGCGGGGACAGCGTGGCGGTGCTCGAAGCCGAAGAGCAACGCACCGTCAGCGGTGACCGCAAGGTGCAACTCAATGCCAACGACCACCTGAACATCGCCGCCAGCAGCCACACCCGCGTCGGCCAGGCGCTGGTGGCCGAAGCCGGGCTGGAAGTCCACCTCAAGGCCGGCGCGCGGTTGGTACTCGATGCCGGCGCCAGCATCACCCTGATGGCCGGTGGGCAACACATCGTGATCAGCGCGGCGGGGATCTACAGCAGCAGCCCGATTGTGCCCGGCGGCGTACCGGTGCCGGGGACGCCGGCGAATCCGTTGTTGCCGGGTGAGTCTGAACGCCTGCTTGCGCCGCAAGCCTTGCCGGCCCCCCTCGCGTCTTATCAGCAAAGACTGATGACCTCAACGCATGACTCAGGCGTTGAATTCTGCCC
- a CDS encoding malic enzyme-like NAD(P)-binding protein, protein MSDLKTAALEYHAQPRPGKLSVELTKPTATARDLALAYSPGVAEPVREIARDPELAYQYTGKGNLVAVISDGTAILGLGNLGPLASKPVMEGKGVLFKRFAGIDVFDIEVDSESPQAFIDTVKRISITFGGINLEDIKAPECFEIERALIEQCDIPVFHDDQHGTAIVTAAGMINALEIAGKTLAEAKIVCLGAGAAAISCMKLLVSMGATIENIYMVDRTGVIHSGRDDLNQYKAVFAHATEKRTLADAMEGADVFVGLSGPNLLSPENLLRMAPNPIVFACSNPDPEIAPELAHATRDDVIMATGRSDYPNQVNNVLGFPFIFRGALDVRAKRINEEMKIAAANALRELAKLPVPQEVCDAYGGIKLEFGREYIIPKPMDVRLITLISDAVAKAAIETGVATLPYPKNYPLKSVDDVFNG, encoded by the coding sequence CCAGGGAAACTGAGTGTCGAGCTTACCAAACCTACCGCTACCGCCCGCGATCTAGCGCTGGCCTATAGCCCGGGTGTAGCCGAACCAGTGCGCGAAATCGCCCGCGACCCTGAGCTTGCCTACCAATACACCGGCAAAGGCAACCTGGTCGCCGTGATTTCTGATGGCACCGCGATTCTGGGCCTGGGTAACCTCGGCCCATTGGCCTCCAAGCCGGTTATGGAAGGCAAAGGCGTGCTGTTCAAGCGCTTTGCCGGTATCGATGTGTTCGACATTGAAGTCGACTCCGAAAGTCCGCAAGCCTTCATTGACACCGTTAAACGCATTTCCATCACCTTCGGTGGCATCAACCTCGAAGACATCAAAGCCCCTGAGTGCTTTGAGATCGAGCGCGCGCTGATCGAGCAATGCGACATCCCGGTGTTCCACGATGACCAGCATGGCACCGCTATCGTGACGGCTGCCGGCATGATCAACGCCCTGGAAATCGCTGGCAAAACCCTGGCTGAAGCCAAGATCGTTTGCCTGGGCGCCGGCGCTGCAGCCATCTCCTGCATGAAGTTGCTGGTGAGCATGGGTGCAACGATCGAAAACATCTACATGGTCGACCGTACCGGCGTCATCCACTCCGGCCGTGACGATCTGAACCAGTACAAAGCGGTGTTTGCACACGCGACTGAAAAACGCACATTGGCAGACGCAATGGAAGGCGCTGACGTGTTTGTCGGTCTGTCGGGTCCTAACCTGCTGAGCCCTGAGAACCTGCTGCGCATGGCGCCAAACCCGATCGTGTTCGCTTGCTCGAACCCGGACCCGGAAATCGCTCCAGAGCTGGCGCACGCCACGCGTGACGATGTGATCATGGCCACTGGCCGTTCGGACTACCCGAACCAGGTCAACAACGTACTGGGCTTCCCGTTCATCTTCCGTGGTGCTCTGGACGTTCGCGCCAAGCGCATCAACGAAGAAATGAAAATCGCGGCGGCCAACGCACTGCGTGAACTGGCCAAACTGCCAGTGCCGCAAGAAGTGTGTGACGCTTACGGCGGCATCAAGCTGGAATTCGGTCGTGAGTACATCATCCCGAAACCAATGGACGTGCGCCTGATCACCCTGATCTCCGATGCTGTCGCCAAAGCGGCCATCGAGACCGGCGTCGCCACCCTGCCGTACCCGAAGAACTACCCGCTGAAAAGCGTGGATGACGTGTTCAACGGCTAA